The following coding sequences lie in one Corynebacterium anserum genomic window:
- a CDS encoding RNA-binding S4 domain-containing protein, with the protein MQIQDVTIRDQEIRLGQFVKLANLVETGGVAKELIASGAVTVNGQVDTRRGKVLHIGDEVGVLDLDTQKIIAAARVVSEHGADYDDDELGEYFDEATADDDFDPEKWRNM; encoded by the coding sequence ATGCAGATTCAAGATGTCACCATCCGTGACCAGGAAATCCGCCTCGGCCAATTCGTCAAACTCGCCAATCTCGTGGAAACCGGTGGCGTTGCCAAAGAACTCATCGCATCTGGAGCAGTCACCGTCAATGGGCAGGTGGATACCCGGCGCGGCAAAGTTCTCCATATCGGTGACGAAGTCGGAGTGCTGGACTTAGACACGCAGAAGATCATTGCCGCAGCCCGGGTAGTTAGTGAGCATGGCGCCGACTATGACGACGATGAACTCGGCGAGTATTTCGACGAAGCTACCGCCGATGACGATTTTGACCCTGAAAAGTGGAGGAATATGTAA
- a CDS encoding DNA-3-methyladenine glycosylase I, whose protein sequence is MTAEARSVDVPAETTPGGQYVGTDGIARPLWAYRSPEEFDYYELEWGRQIITESGVLERICLESFQSGLSWSTVLKKRRAFREVFFLFDATRIVAMDKSARDAALADERLIRNRLKQESVVHNAHATIALRDDPQLQKLPVDSPAREILGGVSDRVAPGLPVLVWSFVPESHVRPTCVDEIQKTSPESVAMAKELKRRGFSFVGSTTCYALMQAIGMVNDRVVEG, encoded by the coding sequence ATGACTGCAGAAGCGCGCTCAGTTGATGTTCCCGCGGAGACTACGCCAGGTGGCCAATACGTCGGCACTGACGGCATCGCCCGTCCTCTGTGGGCGTACCGCTCCCCGGAAGAGTTTGATTATTACGAATTGGAATGGGGGCGGCAGATAATCACCGAGTCCGGTGTTCTGGAGCGGATCTGCTTGGAATCTTTTCAATCCGGATTGTCGTGGTCGACTGTGCTGAAGAAGCGCCGTGCGTTCCGTGAGGTGTTCTTTTTATTCGACGCCACGAGGATCGTCGCCATGGACAAGTCCGCCCGTGACGCAGCACTGGCTGATGAGCGCCTGATTCGCAATCGTCTTAAGCAGGAGTCCGTTGTCCACAACGCTCATGCCACCATTGCTTTGCGCGATGATCCACAATTGCAGAAATTGCCCGTGGATTCTCCAGCTCGAGAGATTTTGGGTGGGGTATCGGATCGCGTAGCGCCGGGGCTTCCGGTCCTGGTTTGGTCGTTTGTTCCGGAGTCTCACGTTCGGCCGACATGCGTGGACGAGATTCAGAAGACCTCTCCTGAATCCGTAGCGATGGCCAAGGAGTTGAAGCGTCGAGGCTTTAGTTTCGTGGGCTCTACGACTTGTTATGCGCTGATGCAGGCGATTGGCATGGTCAATGACCGCGTGGTGGAGGGGTAA
- a CDS encoding LysE family translocator: protein MASMTFAAYMGLASAWLAAIVSPGPDTVQLIRLGSRSRRNAMYAALGISCGNVIWPIVTMVGLAALITAFPWILALLYLGGGLFLLRMGVGSFRGGCADYRQHATFSVGEEGDGGVASQSDHSVSADSEPTHQGSHNTLTDLHAWKLGLATNLSNPKALLFFGAVFAQFLPVDISIGERLIVLLIMTIIGVMWFCGFSWAVSLPVWAEKLQRANPIIEMLAGAIFALLALFLLYEGISTVVDSVH from the coding sequence ATGGCATCCATGACTTTCGCAGCGTATATGGGGCTGGCGAGTGCTTGGCTGGCCGCTATCGTCTCGCCAGGCCCAGACACTGTACAGCTCATTCGCCTCGGCTCGCGATCTCGCCGCAACGCCATGTATGCAGCACTCGGCATCAGCTGCGGAAATGTCATCTGGCCCATCGTGACAATGGTGGGCCTCGCTGCGCTGATCACTGCTTTCCCCTGGATCCTCGCGCTACTCTACCTTGGGGGAGGTCTATTCCTGCTGCGGATGGGCGTTGGTAGCTTCCGCGGGGGATGTGCCGACTACAGGCAACACGCCACGTTTTCGGTGGGTGAAGAGGGGGATGGTGGCGTCGCTAGTCAATCAGACCACAGTGTTAGCGCGGACAGTGAGCCAACACATCAAGGATCTCACAACACTCTAACCGATCTCCACGCATGGAAACTAGGGCTGGCCACCAACCTGTCCAACCCCAAAGCACTGTTGTTTTTCGGTGCGGTATTCGCGCAATTCCTACCGGTGGACATCAGCATTGGTGAGCGGCTCATAGTCCTCCTCATCATGACAATCATCGGAGTGATGTGGTTTTGCGGTTTTTCATGGGCCGTTAGCCTGCCCGTGTGGGCAGAGAAGCTGCAGCGCGCTAACCCGATCATCGAAATGTTGGCCGGAGCGATATTTGCTTTGCTGGCATTATTCCTCCTCTATGAGGGCATAAGCACCGTTGTAGATTCTGTTCACTAG
- the gltB gene encoding glutamate synthase large subunit, translated as MTNYPARQGLYDPQFEHDACGVAFVADMHGRQTRDIVEKGIQALVNLDHRGAAGAEKNTGDGAGILIQVPDRFYREEMAKQGVELPPVGEYATGIAFLPNSRMAALDAMRDVERIIEEEGLTLLGWREVPTDDSSLGAIARDAEPIFRQLFISCGGKYGHTLSGLELDRAAWFVRKRAERELGTKGAGEGSGGDTVYFPSLSSRTMVYKGMLTTPQLRDFYLDLQDERVESALAIVHSRFSTNTFPSWPLAHPYRMMAHNGEINTVRGNENWMRARESQINSEILGDITRVLPICDPEGSDTGRFDEALELLHLGGRQLPHAVLMMVPQAWERNENIDPDVRAFYEYHSSIMEPWDGPAALAFTDGTIIGSVLDRNGLRPGRIWITKDGLVVMASEAGVLDIPDSEIVKRTRVEPGRMFLVDTSQGRIIEDEEIKSQLAAQPYKQWVEENLVNANELPAAETVEMNHERVVLRQRVFGFTEEEVEGLIRPMAQTGNEGIGSMGTDTPIAALSNRPRMLYDFFAQRFAQVTNPPLDSIREKMVTSLFTQLGAQEDVLNPTPKAVHRIHLDTPVLSNQDLEKLRAAGEHEKYAAFKSARISGLYKVAHGGRGMQEAIKRIRREVSDAIAAGATIIVLTDRDSDERNAPIPSLLLTSAVHHHLVREKTRTRASLVIESGDAREVHHLAMLLTFGADAINPYMALMTIDELAKAGRLGDVSAEQGQKNYINAAGYSILKIMSKMGISTVGSYRGSQLVDITGLHQDLLDEYFTGAFSPISGIGLNEIAEDVSARHRLAFLPRPEEKAHRELEIGGEYKWRREGEYHLFNPETVFKLQHATRTGQYRIFKEYTDKINDQSRRLATLRGLFEFKSDRAPIPIDEVEPVSEIVKRFSTGAMSYGSISAEAHETLAIAMNRLKGMSNSGEGGEDPARFEKMENGDWKRSAIKQVASGRFGVTSHYLNNCTDIQIKMAQGAKPGEGGQLPPSKVYPWIAEVRVTTPGVGLISPPPHHDIYSIEDLAQLIHDLKNANPDARIHVKLVAEQGVGTVAAGVSKAHADVVLISGHDGGTGASPLTSLKHAGGAWELGLAETQQTLLMNGLRDRITVQCDGQLKTGRDVVIAALLGAEEFGFATAPLVVSGCIMMRVCHLDTCPVGVATQNPKLREKYTGKADHIVNFFQFIAQEVREILAELGFRSIEEAVGHSEVLTQGTMAVEHKTANKLDLSPIFARPDSPFMHQDLHCTKEQDHSLDKALDNKIREDAEDTIRRAAAGEDVSIHLSYPITNVNRTVGTMTGSLVSRVAGRDGLPLNTVNLEFTGSAGNSFGAFVPAGMTLTLNGDANDYVGKGLSGGRIVVRPTDDDAAEDLRSDVVAGNVLGFGGVSGEMYIHGAVGERFCVRNSGVTAVVEGVGNHGCEYMTGGRVLVLGKIGLNFAAGMSGGIAYVLDDGSGVEERINKELVDLEKVTDPEEIAWLEETIATHKNLTGSDVEVEPSQLIKVMPRDYARVLNAIARAEEAGLDKDGIAAAIMEEVN; from the coding sequence ATGACGAACTACCCTGCACGCCAAGGTCTTTACGACCCGCAGTTTGAGCACGACGCGTGTGGTGTCGCCTTCGTGGCGGATATGCACGGCCGCCAGACCCGCGACATTGTAGAAAAAGGCATCCAGGCTCTCGTTAACCTGGATCACCGCGGCGCAGCCGGTGCAGAGAAGAACACCGGCGACGGAGCTGGCATCCTTATCCAGGTGCCAGACCGCTTCTACCGTGAAGAAATGGCCAAGCAAGGTGTCGAGCTCCCCCCAGTTGGCGAGTACGCTACCGGTATTGCTTTTCTGCCAAATTCCCGGATGGCAGCGTTGGATGCGATGCGCGATGTGGAACGCATTATCGAAGAAGAAGGCTTGACCCTTCTGGGGTGGCGTGAAGTACCGACGGACGATTCCTCCCTCGGGGCAATTGCACGAGATGCAGAGCCAATCTTCCGCCAACTGTTCATCTCTTGCGGTGGTAAATATGGCCATACACTCTCCGGTCTGGAACTAGACCGTGCTGCGTGGTTCGTTCGCAAGCGTGCGGAACGTGAATTAGGCACCAAGGGCGCCGGCGAAGGCTCTGGTGGAGACACCGTCTACTTCCCCTCCCTGTCGTCTCGCACCATGGTGTACAAGGGAATGCTGACCACCCCTCAGCTGCGTGACTTTTACCTCGACCTGCAAGACGAACGTGTCGAGTCCGCCTTGGCAATTGTGCACTCTCGCTTTTCCACCAATACCTTCCCGTCATGGCCATTGGCGCACCCATATCGCATGATGGCTCACAACGGTGAGATCAATACCGTCCGTGGTAACGAAAACTGGATGCGCGCCCGCGAGTCTCAAATCAATTCCGAGATTTTGGGTGACATCACTCGAGTTTTGCCTATCTGTGACCCAGAGGGTTCCGACACCGGCCGTTTCGATGAAGCTCTTGAGCTTTTGCACCTCGGAGGCCGCCAACTTCCACACGCTGTGCTGATGATGGTTCCGCAAGCGTGGGAGCGCAATGAGAACATCGACCCAGATGTTCGCGCGTTCTACGAATACCACTCCTCCATCATGGAGCCATGGGATGGGCCCGCTGCCCTGGCATTCACCGACGGCACAATCATCGGTTCCGTTCTTGACCGCAACGGTCTACGTCCAGGACGCATCTGGATCACTAAGGATGGCTTGGTGGTCATGGCTTCTGAAGCTGGAGTCTTGGATATTCCCGATTCAGAAATCGTCAAGCGCACCCGCGTAGAGCCCGGCCGCATGTTCTTGGTCGATACCTCCCAGGGCAGGATCATCGAAGACGAAGAGATCAAGTCCCAACTTGCTGCACAGCCTTACAAGCAGTGGGTGGAGGAGAATTTGGTCAACGCGAATGAGCTTCCTGCAGCCGAGACCGTTGAGATGAACCACGAACGCGTTGTTCTACGCCAGCGTGTCTTCGGCTTCACCGAGGAAGAAGTCGAGGGTCTTATCCGCCCAATGGCTCAGACAGGCAACGAGGGCATTGGTTCCATGGGCACCGATACCCCAATCGCAGCACTGTCGAACCGCCCTCGCATGCTCTACGATTTCTTTGCGCAGCGTTTCGCGCAGGTCACCAACCCTCCGCTGGACTCCATCCGAGAAAAGATGGTCACCTCTCTGTTCACCCAACTGGGTGCACAGGAGGACGTGTTGAACCCAACCCCGAAGGCAGTGCACCGTATTCATCTGGATACACCAGTGCTCTCCAACCAGGATTTAGAGAAACTACGTGCTGCCGGAGAGCACGAGAAGTACGCTGCGTTTAAATCTGCACGTATCTCTGGTCTGTACAAGGTGGCTCATGGCGGCCGAGGTATGCAGGAAGCAATTAAGCGCATTCGCCGTGAAGTATCGGATGCTATCGCAGCCGGTGCCACCATCATTGTGCTGACGGACCGCGATTCCGACGAGCGCAATGCACCTATTCCATCCCTGCTGTTGACCTCGGCAGTTCACCACCACCTGGTTCGCGAGAAGACACGTACCCGCGCATCTCTGGTGATCGAATCCGGCGATGCCCGCGAGGTTCATCACCTGGCCATGCTGCTGACCTTCGGTGCAGATGCCATCAACCCATACATGGCACTCATGACCATCGATGAGCTGGCGAAAGCTGGCCGTCTGGGTGATGTTTCTGCCGAACAGGGACAGAAGAACTACATCAATGCCGCTGGCTACTCCATCCTGAAGATCATGTCCAAGATGGGCATCTCCACGGTAGGTTCCTACCGTGGTTCCCAACTGGTCGACATCACCGGTTTGCACCAGGATTTGCTGGACGAGTACTTCACCGGCGCTTTCTCTCCAATTTCCGGTATTGGGCTCAACGAAATTGCCGAGGATGTTAGCGCCCGCCACCGCCTGGCGTTCCTTCCTCGCCCAGAGGAGAAGGCACACCGTGAGTTGGAAATTGGTGGCGAATACAAGTGGCGCCGTGAGGGTGAATACCACCTGTTCAACCCGGAGACTGTCTTCAAGTTGCAGCACGCCACTCGAACTGGGCAGTACCGCATCTTCAAGGAATACACCGACAAGATCAACGACCAGTCACGCAGGCTGGCTACTCTGCGGGGTCTTTTTGAATTTAAGTCCGATCGGGCACCCATCCCTATCGATGAGGTGGAACCAGTATCGGAGATCGTGAAGCGTTTCTCCACGGGCGCCATGTCCTACGGTTCTATTTCTGCGGAGGCTCACGAGACCCTCGCCATCGCCATGAACCGCCTGAAAGGTATGTCGAACTCGGGTGAGGGCGGTGAAGACCCAGCTCGCTTTGAGAAGATGGAAAACGGTGACTGGAAGCGTTCCGCTATTAAGCAGGTCGCATCTGGCCGTTTCGGCGTCACCAGCCACTACTTGAATAACTGCACTGATATCCAGATCAAGATGGCTCAGGGAGCAAAGCCAGGTGAAGGTGGTCAGCTACCACCATCCAAGGTGTACCCGTGGATCGCTGAAGTTCGTGTGACCACTCCAGGCGTGGGTCTCATTTCGCCTCCGCCTCACCACGATATTTACTCGATTGAGGATCTCGCGCAGCTCATCCACGACCTGAAGAATGCCAACCCAGATGCACGTATTCACGTAAAGCTGGTGGCAGAGCAGGGTGTCGGTACCGTTGCTGCAGGTGTGTCTAAGGCTCACGCTGACGTCGTGCTGATTTCCGGCCACGACGGCGGCACCGGCGCATCCCCTCTTACCTCCCTCAAGCACGCAGGCGGCGCGTGGGAACTCGGTCTGGCTGAGACCCAGCAGACGCTGCTGATGAACGGTTTGCGAGATCGCATCACTGTTCAGTGCGATGGTCAGTTGAAGACTGGGCGCGATGTGGTTATCGCTGCATTGCTCGGTGCAGAGGAGTTCGGTTTCGCCACGGCACCGCTCGTGGTTTCTGGCTGCATCATGATGCGCGTATGCCACCTGGACACGTGTCCTGTTGGTGTGGCGACCCAGAACCCGAAGTTGCGTGAGAAGTACACCGGCAAGGCCGATCACATCGTGAACTTCTTCCAGTTCATCGCACAAGAAGTGCGTGAGATCCTCGCCGAGCTGGGCTTCCGCTCTATCGAAGAAGCTGTTGGGCATTCTGAAGTTTTGACCCAGGGCACTATGGCAGTTGAACACAAGACCGCCAACAAACTGGATCTGAGCCCGATTTTCGCTCGCCCGGACAGCCCATTCATGCATCAGGACCTGCACTGCACTAAGGAGCAGGATCACTCGCTGGACAAGGCTCTGGACAACAAGATCCGCGAGGATGCGGAGGACACCATTCGCCGCGCAGCAGCCGGCGAGGACGTATCCATCCACCTCTCTTACCCAATCACTAACGTGAACCGCACTGTGGGCACCATGACTGGTTCCCTGGTCTCCCGCGTGGCTGGTCGCGATGGGCTGCCGCTGAATACCGTGAACCTCGAATTCACAGGCTCTGCAGGTAACTCCTTTGGTGCTTTCGTGCCAGCCGGCATGACCCTGACTTTAAATGGCGACGCCAACGACTACGTAGGTAAGGGCCTGTCCGGTGGCCGTATCGTGGTGCGCCCGACAGACGACGACGCCGCTGAAGACCTGCGTAGCGATGTAGTCGCGGGCAACGTCCTTGGATTCGGTGGAGTATCCGGAGAGATGTACATTCACGGTGCAGTGGGTGAACGTTTTTGTGTCCGCAACTCCGGCGTGACTGCCGTAGTCGAGGGCGTGGGCAACCACGGCTGTGAATACATGACCGGTGGACGAGTTCTCGTTTTGGGCAAGATCGGCTTGAACTTCGCCGCAGGTATGTCCGGTGGTATCGCATATGTGCTGGACGACGGTAGTGGTGTCGAAGAAAGAATTAACAAGGAGCTCGTGGACCTGGAGAAGGTCACCGACCCCGAAGAAATCGCATGGCTCGAAGAGACCATCGCAACCCACAAGAACCTGACCGGATCCGATGTGGAAGTCGAGCCTTCCCAGCTGATCAAGGTCATGCCACGTGACTATGCACGCGTGCTCAATGCCATCGCGCGCGCTGAAGAAGCCGGCCTCGACAAGGACGGCATCGCCGCGGCAATCATGGAGGAAGTGAACTAA
- a CDS encoding ATP-dependent helicase C-terminal domain-containing protein translates to MTRVSLSIANSSLPFAQGRQALLNALETSGCAVIQAPPGTGKTTLAPGYVHDFLIYRAQNASTDSERHRVSTPEIPSKVVVTQPRRVAARAAAAHVADITGTVLGAEIGYTVRGDSRTSSHTSIEFVTNGVLLRRLLRDPDLEGVGAVIIDEIHERHIESDLLFGMLAQLRGILREDLLLVVMSATVDAQRFASLLGDALELTSTPNSTDAPNIAGTPNPASLPSPNTEPIPSGFSASAPVVDVPSPIYPLEISYASSTHSISTRDPYARAGTEGSVEDHMQRAIQRALSDTATHNNPDIAYGDLLAFVPTIRGCDILAERLHGLHIGGCAIEAYALHGRLSPQVQSRIIGGRSHDSASTSAQSSAQNVTRRVIIATDVAESSVTVPGVRIVVDSCLSRVARRDTSRGMSLLVTESASQASTAQRAGRAGREGPGVVYRCVTAEQWTKLAEFSPPAIATSDLTSALLDCAVWGAPGGEGLPLPDPFPRHAADAAGNTLLRLGAVDSSGRVTELGRVLASIPLDPHLARGGLLACQRVDVDLVAKVLCVLDATPHSPNPCLEVNALRSSDPAVSRIATILARHAHTAATLPGIHVMKDTASTTTRSHNLDAKGTHLKNPNPQDLYPKNTGSHGTHPANVDMKKQLIGEEAIAYTIACAFPHLIARRVTQSDGSPTNRVLTVGGTGAIISSDIPGAQSSSQWFAIADLARARTTDNTGARVRAALPMAQELAEGAVGGVEKIRTAVFDQQTQKVRAREVKRLGAIELSSAPVRATSEEAQEAVAEALRQHGADLLPLTDTARSLITRMNYLHAQGVEGYPDLAHGLPEEVVNFAAEDMAAGRSPDITGLLRGLIPWDKPLDQLAPERYTMPNGRWAAVSYPEVHAPDDTPPTIATKLQDAFGLHESPVIAGRKVQFHLLSPAQRPLAVTDDLASFWAGPYHEVRKEMRGRYPKHHWPEDPAHL, encoded by the coding sequence ATGACACGCGTATCCCTTTCCATCGCCAATTCATCGCTTCCCTTCGCCCAAGGGCGACAAGCGTTGCTCAACGCGCTAGAAACCTCAGGATGCGCCGTAATCCAAGCCCCACCGGGCACCGGAAAAACTACCCTGGCCCCGGGCTACGTTCATGATTTCCTCATATACCGTGCTCAAAATGCAAGCACTGACAGCGAGCGTCATCGTGTCTCGACACCTGAGATTCCCAGCAAGGTGGTTGTCACACAGCCTCGCCGCGTGGCCGCCCGCGCAGCGGCAGCTCACGTCGCAGACATCACAGGTACCGTACTCGGCGCAGAGATCGGGTACACCGTTCGCGGTGACTCCCGCACCAGCTCACACACCAGCATTGAGTTCGTCACCAACGGCGTGCTGTTGCGCCGCTTGCTTCGCGATCCGGATCTAGAAGGCGTTGGCGCCGTCATCATCGATGAAATTCACGAACGGCATATAGAATCCGATCTCCTCTTCGGCATGCTCGCACAGCTACGGGGCATCCTCCGGGAGGATCTCCTGTTGGTTGTTATGTCCGCCACGGTTGATGCTCAACGTTTCGCCTCCCTTTTGGGCGACGCACTCGAGCTGACCAGCACGCCCAATTCCACCGATGCGCCCAACATCGCGGGCACACCCAACCCTGCCAGTCTCCCCAGCCCGAACACTGAACCGATCCCTAGCGGCTTCTCAGCTTCCGCCCCAGTAGTGGATGTGCCCAGCCCCATTTATCCCCTAGAGATCTCCTACGCATCCAGCACACACTCCATCTCCACACGTGACCCCTACGCCCGCGCTGGCACGGAAGGATCCGTAGAGGATCACATGCAGCGGGCAATTCAACGCGCGCTATCGGACACGGCAACCCACAACAATCCCGATATTGCTTACGGCGATCTCCTAGCTTTTGTTCCGACCATCCGTGGCTGTGACATTCTCGCGGAACGGCTACACGGGCTGCACATCGGCGGTTGCGCTATCGAGGCGTATGCGCTGCATGGCCGCTTATCACCACAAGTGCAGTCGCGCATTATCGGTGGTCGCTCTCACGATTCAGCCTCGACTTCAGCGCAATCTTCAGCACAGAACGTCACCCGCCGGGTTATTATCGCCACGGATGTCGCAGAATCCTCTGTGACCGTTCCGGGCGTGCGAATTGTGGTAGACAGCTGCCTGTCTCGTGTCGCCCGCCGCGATACATCTCGCGGTATGTCTTTGCTCGTCACTGAATCCGCCAGTCAGGCATCCACAGCGCAGCGTGCCGGCCGTGCAGGACGTGAGGGGCCGGGTGTGGTGTACCGGTGCGTGACCGCCGAGCAATGGACAAAACTTGCTGAGTTTTCACCTCCGGCGATCGCTACATCGGATCTCACATCTGCACTGCTGGATTGCGCGGTGTGGGGAGCACCTGGCGGCGAGGGGTTGCCGCTTCCCGATCCTTTTCCTCGGCACGCTGCAGACGCCGCAGGTAACACATTGCTGCGCTTGGGTGCCGTTGATTCCTCTGGTAGGGTCACTGAGCTCGGCCGCGTTCTCGCCTCCATCCCTCTTGATCCTCATTTGGCTCGCGGTGGGCTGCTGGCCTGCCAACGCGTGGATGTGGATCTGGTGGCCAAGGTTCTCTGTGTTCTCGACGCCACTCCTCACTCCCCCAACCCGTGCCTCGAGGTGAACGCCCTTCGTTCCTCCGATCCGGCAGTGAGCCGCATAGCAACTATTTTGGCACGGCACGCTCACACTGCTGCCACCTTGCCTGGGATACATGTGATGAAAGACACCGCATCCACGACCACTCGCTCCCACAACCTCGACGCGAAAGGTACCCATCTGAAAAACCCCAACCCACAAGACCTCTATCCGAAAAACACCGGCTCACACGGCACCCATCCAGCAAACGTCGACATGAAGAAACAACTCATCGGCGAGGAAGCCATTGCCTACACCATCGCGTGTGCTTTCCCGCATTTGATTGCCCGCCGTGTGACTCAGTCTGACGGCTCACCCACCAATCGCGTACTCACAGTAGGAGGCACGGGCGCCATTATTAGTTCGGATATTCCCGGTGCGCAGTCCTCCTCCCAGTGGTTCGCGATTGCAGACCTTGCCCGAGCCCGCACAACAGATAACACTGGCGCACGAGTGCGTGCGGCTCTGCCGATGGCGCAGGAATTGGCGGAGGGCGCTGTTGGTGGCGTCGAGAAGATAAGAACAGCGGTATTCGATCAGCAGACGCAGAAGGTGCGGGCGCGGGAAGTCAAACGCCTAGGTGCAATCGAACTGAGCAGCGCCCCAGTACGCGCTACGTCAGAAGAAGCGCAAGAAGCCGTCGCGGAGGCTTTACGCCAGCACGGCGCAGACCTACTACCGTTAACAGACACTGCCCGCTCGCTCATCACACGCATGAATTATCTGCATGCGCAGGGGGTAGAGGGATACCCAGATCTCGCGCATGGCCTGCCGGAAGAGGTAGTGAATTTTGCGGCGGAAGATATGGCTGCCGGACGGTCTCCGGATATCACTGGCTTACTTCGCGGGCTGATTCCGTGGGATAAACCCCTGGATCAGTTGGCTCCGGAACGCTACACGATGCCCAATGGACGGTGGGCCGCGGTGAGTTACCCGGAAGTTCACGCCCCCGACGATACTCCCCCGACTATCGCCACGAAGTTACAGGATGCTTTTGGCCTACACGAGTCTCCGGTCATTGCTGGCCGGAAAGTGCAGTTTCATCTGCTCTCTCCGGCGCAGCGACCGTTAGCCGTCACCGATGACCTGGCTAGCTTTTGGGCTGGCCCCTACCACGAGGTGCGCAAAGAGATGCGGGGACGGTACCCAAAACACCACTGGCCGGAAGACCCAGCACACTTGTAG
- a CDS encoding glutamate synthase subunit beta, translating to MADPHGFQKYGREEAAHRPVPLRLLDYGEAYEDFSDDKVQTQATRCMDCGIPFCHDGCPLGNIIPEWNDLVRQGRWEEAYDRLHATNNFPEFTGRLCPAPCEGACVLGIGNDPVSIKSVELTIVEHAYKEGWITPIKPTFKTGQSVAIVGSGPAGLAAAQQLTRAGHDVTVFERADRIGGLMRYGVPEYKMEKKWIDRRLEQMEAEGTKFVVNTAPTGEDLKDFDAILLAIGSTVGRDLPVPGRELDGVYQAMEYLPPANRVGYGDIDVSTIDAKDKRVVIIGGGDTGTDCFGTALRQGAKSVHQFDIGPKPPKTRAASTPWPTYPLQMRLATAHEEGEYAVTGEEAPEVAEKLGLKYRQKGEVLGHRAWQMNTVELFGENGKVTGLKGAKCQFGENGLENIEGTDFEMEADLVLLAMGFVSVEKTACVTDLDLEIDARGRLVRDDNFRATPKTPEFVRKKVFVAGDAGRGQSLIVWGISEGRAAAAEIDRALMGETALPRPINPTDVALGRKF from the coding sequence ATGGCTGATCCACACGGTTTCCAAAAATACGGCCGCGAAGAGGCGGCTCACCGCCCAGTCCCGCTACGCCTGCTGGACTACGGAGAGGCCTATGAAGACTTCTCCGACGATAAAGTGCAGACCCAGGCAACCCGATGCATGGACTGCGGAATCCCGTTCTGCCACGATGGTTGCCCATTGGGGAACATCATCCCTGAATGGAATGACCTCGTACGCCAGGGACGCTGGGAGGAGGCGTATGACCGTCTTCACGCCACCAACAACTTCCCGGAATTCACCGGTCGTCTGTGCCCAGCACCGTGTGAAGGCGCATGTGTTCTGGGGATCGGCAACGATCCGGTGTCCATCAAATCCGTTGAGCTCACCATTGTGGAGCACGCCTATAAGGAAGGCTGGATCACACCCATCAAGCCGACCTTTAAAACAGGACAGTCCGTGGCGATCGTCGGTTCCGGTCCAGCAGGTCTGGCAGCGGCACAGCAGCTAACCCGCGCGGGTCACGATGTCACAGTCTTTGAGCGTGCAGACCGTATCGGCGGTCTCATGCGCTACGGAGTGCCCGAATACAAGATGGAAAAGAAATGGATTGACCGCCGCCTTGAGCAAATGGAAGCCGAAGGCACAAAGTTCGTGGTCAATACTGCGCCGACGGGTGAAGACCTCAAAGATTTTGATGCCATCCTCCTCGCCATTGGCTCCACGGTAGGCCGTGACTTGCCAGTCCCAGGCCGCGAATTGGACGGCGTGTACCAGGCTATGGAGTACCTGCCGCCCGCGAACCGGGTGGGATATGGCGACATCGATGTCTCCACCATTGACGCAAAAGATAAGCGCGTGGTCATCATTGGTGGTGGTGATACAGGTACCGACTGCTTCGGAACTGCGTTGCGACAGGGCGCCAAGTCCGTCCACCAATTCGACATTGGGCCGAAGCCTCCGAAGACCCGAGCAGCATCCACACCATGGCCTACATACCCGCTGCAGATGCGCTTAGCAACCGCCCATGAAGAGGGTGAATACGCGGTCACGGGTGAGGAAGCTCCTGAGGTTGCCGAAAAGCTCGGGCTGAAGTACCGCCAGAAGGGCGAAGTGCTGGGGCACCGCGCATGGCAGATGAACACGGTGGAACTGTTCGGAGAAAACGGCAAAGTCACTGGCTTGAAGGGTGCTAAGTGCCAATTCGGAGAAAACGGATTGGAGAACATCGAGGGCACTGATTTTGAAATGGAAGCGGACCTGGTTCTGCTTGCCATGGGGTTTGTCTCCGTAGAAAAGACCGCCTGTGTCACTGACCTAGATTTGGAGATTGATGCTCGTGGTCGTCTAGTGCGCGATGATAACTTCCGCGCCACTCCGAAGACTCCGGAATTCGTGCGCAAGAAGGTATTCGTTGCAGGCGACGCAGGTCGTGGCCAGTCTCTGATCGTGTGGGGTATCTCCGAAGGCCGTGCTGCCGCTGCTGAAATTGACCGCGCATTGATGGGAGAAACCGCATTGCCACGTCCGATTAACCCGACGGATGTCGCATTAGGCCGCAAGTTCTAG